CGAAGGTGCCTTCGTCGCCGCCGCACATGATCGTGAGGCTGGCAGCCTTGGCGCCCACTTCGCCGCCGGAGACCGGCGCGTCGATGTAGCCCGCGCCGAGCGCGATGATGCGCTTGGCGAAGCCCTTGGTGGCAATCGGGTCGATGGAACTGCAGTCGACCACGATCTTGCCGCGCGAATCCTTCAGACCCTCGGCCACGCCCTGCGTGCCCGGTTCGCCGAACAGCACCTTCTCGACGTCGGGCGTGTCCGGCACCATGATGAAGATGATGTCGGCCTGGCGCGCCACTTCGGCGGCCGAGGCGCAGATCGTGGCCTTCGAGATGAAAGGCTCGGGCGTGTTGCCCTGCGTGTTCACGAACAGCTGGTGGCCCGCGTCGAGCAGGTGGCCCGCCATGGGCGCGCCCATGATGCCGAGGCCGATGAATCCGATTTTTTGTTGGGTCGTCATGTCTCTGGTTTCCTTATCCGATGTTCTCGAGGTTCGCGATGTTCATTGCTTCTGCGTGAGCGCCTGGCGCCAGCCGAGGCCTTCCACGGTGGTCGCGCGGGGCTTGTATTCGCAGCCGATCCAGCCGTCGTAGCCGAGCGAATCGATGTGCCTGAACAGCCATGGGTAATTGATCTCGCCCGTGCCCGGCTCGCCGCGGCCCGGGTTGTCGGCCAGCTGGATGTGGCCGATCTGCGCGAGGTGCTTGGTGAGCGTGTTGCCCAGCTCGCCCTCCATGCGCTGCGCGTGGTAGATGTCGTACTGCACGCGCAGGTTGGCCGAGCCGACTTCTTCGATCAGCACCAGTGCCTGCTCGGTGCGCGTGAGAAAGAAGCCCGGAATGTCGAATGTGTTGATGGGCTCGATCAGCAGGCGCAAACCCGCCGCTTCGAGTTCGCGCGCGGCAAGGCGAAGGTTGTCGACCACCGTCTTGTGCGCAAGCTCCCTGCTCACGCCGGCCGGCACCTTGCCGACCAGGCAGTTGACCTGCGGACAGCCGAGCGCCGTCGCGTAGTCGATCGCCACGCCGATGCCTTCGGCGAACTCGCCCGTGCGGTCGGGGTGGCAGGCGATGCCGCGCTCGCCCTTGTCCCAGTCGCCGGCCGGCAGGTTGTGCAGCACCTGCTGCAGGCCGTTGTCGCGCAGGGCGGCGGCAAGTTCCTTCTTCTCGAAGGGGTAGGGGAAGAGGTACTCCACCCCCTCGAAGCCCGCCTTGGCGGCGGCCTCGAAGCGCTGCATGAAAGGCAGCTCGGTGAAGAGCATCGTGAGATTGGCTGCGAACTTTGGCATGTCGTTTTTCTTTCTTGCAGTCTCAATCCAGCATGGCCGCAACAGCGGTCGGCGCATCGGCGATGGTCTCGGCCAGCGGCTCGAACTCGGTGATGTTGTCGATCTCGGTGCCCATCGCGATGTTGGTCACGCGCTCGAGCATCACTTCGATCACCACCGGCACGCTGAACTCCGACATCAGCGCCTCGGCGCGGCGGATGGCCGGCGCGATCTCTTCCTGCTTGTTCACGCGAATGGCCTTGCAGCCCAGGCCCTCGACCACTTTCAGGTGGTCCACGCCGTAGCTGCTCTCGATACCTGCATCGGGGCCCGCGTTGATGTTGTCGAAGGCGAGCTGCACGCAGTAGTCCATCTCGAAGCCGCGCTGCGCCTGGCGGATCAGGCCGAGGTAGGAGTTGTTGACCACGATGTGGATGTACGGCAGCTTGAACTGCGCGCCCACGGCCAACTCTTCGATCATGAACTGGAAGTCGTAGTCGCCCGAGAGCGCGACGATCTTGCGCGTCGGGTCGGCAGCGCGCACGCCCAGCGCGGCGGGAATGGTCCAGCCCAGCGGGCCGGCCTGGCCGCAGTTGATCCAGTGGCGCGGGTTGTACACGTGCAGGAACTGCGCGGCCGCGATCTGCGAGAGCCCGATGGTGCTCACATAGCAGGTGTCGTTGCTGAAGTTGTTGTTCATGCACTGGTACACGCGCTGCGGCTTCATCGGCACGTCGTCGAAATTGGTCTTGCGCAGCATCGTCTTCTTGCGCTCGATGCATTGCTTGGCCCAGCCGCGGCGGTCGGGCAGGCGGCCTGCGGCCTTCATTTCCTCAGCCACTTCGACGAAGAGTTCGAGCGCGGCCTTGGCGTCCGAGACGATGCCGAAGTCAGGCGTGAACACGCGGCCGATCTGCGTCGGCTCGATGTCCACGTGCACGAAGGTGCGGCCCTTGGTGTACACGTCTA
This is a stretch of genomic DNA from Variovorax paradoxus. It encodes these proteins:
- the gcl gene encoding glyoxylate carboligase, yielding MAKMTAVQAAVLVMEKEGVTQAFGVPGAAINPMYSALRQRGSISHILARHVEGASHMAEGYTRAIAGNIGVCIGTSGPAGTDMITGLYSAWADSIPILCITGQAPRARLYKEDFQAVDIESISKPVTKWSVTVREPGQVPQVFQQAFHLMRSGRPGPVLIDLPFDVQMAQIEFDIDSYEPLKPYKPAATRAQIEKAIGMLNAAERPLIVAGGGVINADAADLLVRFAEATGVPVIPTLMGWGAIPDDHPLMAGMCGLQTSHRYGNATMLASDFVLGIGNRWANRHTGSVDVYTKGRTFVHVDIEPTQIGRVFTPDFGIVSDAKAALELFVEVAEEMKAAGRLPDRRGWAKQCIERKKTMLRKTNFDDVPMKPQRVYQCMNNNFSNDTCYVSTIGLSQIAAAQFLHVYNPRHWINCGQAGPLGWTIPAALGVRAADPTRKIVALSGDYDFQFMIEELAVGAQFKLPYIHIVVNNSYLGLIRQAQRGFEMDYCVQLAFDNINAGPDAGIESSYGVDHLKVVEGLGCKAIRVNKQEEIAPAIRRAEALMSEFSVPVVIEVMLERVTNIAMGTEIDNITEFEPLAETIADAPTAVAAMLD
- the hyi gene encoding hydroxypyruvate isomerase, translating into MPKFAANLTMLFTELPFMQRFEAAAKAGFEGVEYLFPYPFEKKELAAALRDNGLQQVLHNLPAGDWDKGERGIACHPDRTGEFAEGIGVAIDYATALGCPQVNCLVGKVPAGVSRELAHKTVVDNLRLAARELEAAGLRLLIEPINTFDIPGFFLTRTEQALVLIEEVGSANLRVQYDIYHAQRMEGELGNTLTKHLAQIGHIQLADNPGRGEPGTGEINYPWLFRHIDSLGYDGWIGCEYKPRATTVEGLGWRQALTQKQ